One part of the uncultured Bacteroides sp. genome encodes these proteins:
- a CDS encoding cob(I)yrinic acid a,c-diamide adenosyltransferase, with amino-acid sequence MKKSNVYTRTGDEGTTSLVGGTRVSKTDIRLESYGTVDELNAQLGLLMTYIEDDADKEFLLKIQHKLFSVGSYLATDQDKTPLKECSIIFPSHIEEIERQIDMIDEQLPPINRFVIPGGCRGAAICHVCRTVCRRAERRILSLSKSCFIDKNIMVFINRLSDYLFLLSRKQNININRNEIFWDNTCK; translated from the coding sequence ATGAAAAAAAGCAATGTATATACCAGAACCGGAGACGAAGGAACAACTTCGCTAGTAGGAGGAACAAGAGTCTCTAAAACAGATATTCGTTTAGAATCGTATGGAACTGTAGATGAGCTGAATGCTCAGCTGGGTTTGCTGATGACGTATATTGAGGATGATGCAGATAAAGAATTCCTTTTGAAGATACAGCATAAGCTGTTTTCCGTTGGTTCTTATCTGGCTACCGATCAGGATAAAACTCCGCTGAAGGAATGTAGCATTATTTTTCCGTCACACATTGAGGAAATAGAAAGGCAAATTGACATGATAGATGAACAATTGCCACCTATCAATCGTTTTGTTATTCCTGGAGGGTGTAGAGGAGCGGCAATTTGTCACGTTTGCCGTACTGTTTGCCGAAGAGCGGAGAGGCGTATATTATCTCTATCAAAGAGCTGCTTTATTGATAAAAATATAATGGTCTTTATTAACCGCTTGTCCGATTATTTGTTCCTTTTATCCCGAAAACAGAATATAAATATAAATCGCAATGAAATATTTTGGGATAATACTTGCAAATGA
- a CDS encoding L-rhamnose isomerase, which translates to MKDELIKGAYDIAVERYAAVGVDVNKALEDLQKISLSLHCWQADDVVGFENPDGQLSGGIQTTGNHPGKARNIDEVRADILKAASYIPGTHRLNLHAIYGDFGGKFVDRDQIEPKHFESWMKWAKENNMKLDFNSSSFSHPKSGSLTLANPDKEIRDFWIEHTKRSRAIAEAMGKYQGSPCVMNLWIHDGSKDQTVNRLKYRELLKESLDEIFATKYDNMKDCIEAKLFGIGAESYTVGSYDFYLGYGAKNNKIVTLDTGHFHLTESIADKISSLLLYTPEIMLHVSRPIRWDSDHVTIMNDDTLDLAKEIVRCNALDRVNIGLDYFDASINRIGAYVIGSRATQKCFMQALLEPLAKLREYEANGQLFERLALLEEAKSLPWNAVWDMFCLKNNVPVGEEFIAEIQKYEADVTIKR; encoded by the coding sequence ATGAAAGACGAATTAATTAAAGGAGCTTATGACATTGCAGTTGAAAGATATGCTGCAGTTGGGGTAGATGTAAACAAGGCATTGGAAGATCTACAAAAGATTTCATTATCATTACATTGCTGGCAAGCTGATGATGTAGTTGGATTCGAAAACCCAGACGGACAGTTGTCAGGCGGTATTCAAACTACAGGTAATCATCCAGGTAAAGCACGTAATATTGATGAAGTAAGAGCAGATATTCTTAAAGCAGCTTCTTATATTCCTGGAACTCATCGTTTGAATTTGCATGCTATTTATGGTGATTTTGGTGGTAAGTTTGTTGACCGTGACCAAATTGAACCAAAGCATTTCGAAAGCTGGATGAAATGGGCAAAAGAAAATAATATGAAGTTGGATTTCAACTCATCTTCTTTCTCTCATCCAAAGAGTGGAAGCCTTACTTTGGCTAACCCTGATAAGGAAATCCGTGATTTCTGGATTGAACATACAAAACGCAGCCGCGCTATTGCTGAAGCAATGGGTAAATATCAAGGTTCTCCTTGTGTTATGAACCTTTGGATTCATGACGGCTCAAAAGATCAGACTGTTAATCGTCTTAAGTATCGTGAACTGTTGAAAGAATCTTTGGATGAGATTTTTGCAACTAAATATGATAACATGAAAGACTGTATCGAAGCTAAATTATTCGGTATCGGCGCTGAAAGCTATACAGTAGGTTCTTATGATTTCTACTTAGGTTATGGTGCTAAGAATAACAAGATCGTTACTTTGGATACAGGTCACTTCCACTTAACAGAAAGCATTGCTGATAAGATTTCTTCTTTATTGCTTTATACTCCTGAAATCATGCTTCACGTAAGTCGTCCTATTCGTTGGGACTCTGACCACGTGACAATCATGAATGATGATACTTTAGATTTGGCTAAAGAGATTGTACGTTGCAATGCACTTGATCGTGTTAACATAGGTCTTGACTATTTCGATGCTTCAATTAACCGTATTGGTGCTTATGTAATTGGATCACGTGCAACACAAAAATGTTTTATGCAAGCATTACTTGAACCACTTGCTAAGTTGCGTGAATACGAAGCTAACGGCCAGTTGTTCGAACGTCTTGCTCTTCTTGAAGAAGCTAAGAGTCTTCCTTGGAATGCAGTTTGGGATATGTTCTGCTTAAAGAACAATGTTCCAGTAGGTGAAGAGTTCATCGCTGAAATCCAGAAATACGAAGCTGACGTAACAATTAAAAGATAA
- the rhaD gene encoding rhamnulose-1-phosphate aldolase, with protein sequence MKSILENNPALAKQVAEVAEVAGYLWQKGWAERNGGNITINITDVVTDEIRGMKAISDKMQIGTTLPNLKGCYFFCKGTNKRMRDLARWPMENGSVIRICDDCASYEIIADQVVRPTSELPAHLSMHNYLIGSGSSYKAAMHTHPIDLVAMTHNPAFLEKDVLTKLLWSMIPETRAFCPRGLGIIPYKLPSSIELAEATVKELADYDVVMWEKHGVCAVGENVMEAFDMVDTLSKSAQIYLTAKSMGFEPTGMADELMEELKVAFNLPK encoded by the coding sequence ATGAAATCAATTTTAGAAAATAATCCAGCTCTTGCCAAGCAAGTAGCTGAAGTGGCTGAAGTAGCTGGATACCTTTGGCAAAAAGGTTGGGCAGAACGTAATGGTGGTAACATCACTATAAATATTACAGATGTAGTGACTGATGAAATCAGAGGAATGAAGGCTATTAGTGACAAAATGCAGATTGGAACAACTCTTCCAAACTTGAAAGGTTGCTATTTCTTCTGTAAAGGAACAAACAAACGCATGCGCGACTTAGCTCGTTGGCCAATGGAAAACGGTTCTGTTATTCGTATATGTGATGATTGTGCCAGCTATGAAATTATAGCAGATCAGGTTGTCCGTCCTACTTCAGAACTTCCTGCTCACTTGTCAATGCATAATTATTTAATTGGTAGCGGATCTAGCTATAAAGCAGCAATGCACACACATCCAATTGACTTAGTTGCAATGACTCACAATCCTGCATTCCTGGAAAAAGATGTGCTTACAAAACTACTTTGGAGTATGATTCCTGAAACGAGAGCATTCTGTCCAAGAGGATTAGGTATTATTCCTTATAAATTACCTAGTTCAATTGAATTGGCAGAAGCAACAGTTAAAGAACTTGCAGATTACGACGTAGTAATGTGGGAAAAGCATGGCGTTTGTGCTGTTGGCGAAAATGTAATGGAAGCATTTGATATGGTTGATACACTTTCTAAATCAGCTCAGATATATCTAACAGCAAAGTCTATGGGCTTTGAACCTACAGGTATGGCTGATGAATTGATGGAAGAATTGAAAGTAGCATTTAATCTTCCTAAATAG
- a CDS encoding AraC family transcriptional regulator codes for MTRDYNDLGVDFKYLIVNDMDQKFGLSVNTVGFQSIVPNSPYPLKDHPLGYFFNAQKGRILREYQFVYITKGRGLFTSDSTPETQICKGRLMVLFPGQWHTYHPLIHTGWNEYYIGFEGEMIDNIVKNSFLSPEKQILEVGLNEELVNLFSRAIEVAETDKISSQQYLAGIVLHMLGMILSISKNKIYEIGDMDQKIEQAKIIMNENVFKDVDPEELAMKLNISYSWFRKIFKDYTGYAPAKYFQELKLRKAKQLLVGTSQSVKEISYQLNYTSTEHFFSLFKKRTGFTPLEYRSFGRETELEL; via the coding sequence ATGACAAGGGATTATAACGATTTGGGCGTAGATTTTAAATATTTAATTGTTAATGACATGGACCAGAAGTTTGGTCTGTCTGTTAATACTGTGGGGTTTCAATCTATAGTTCCAAATTCTCCTTATCCTCTGAAAGATCATCCTTTAGGTTATTTTTTTAATGCTCAAAAAGGCCGTATATTAAGAGAATATCAGTTTGTCTATATTACAAAAGGCCGTGGACTTTTCACTTCCGATTCAACGCCTGAAACTCAAATTTGTAAAGGTCGCTTGATGGTTCTTTTCCCAGGACAATGGCACACTTACCATCCTCTAATACATACCGGATGGAATGAATATTATATAGGATTTGAGGGAGAGATGATTGATAATATTGTTAAAAACTCATTTTTGTCACCAGAAAAGCAAATTCTTGAAGTTGGTTTAAATGAAGAACTGGTAAATCTGTTCTCACGTGCAATAGAGGTTGCAGAAACCGATAAGATATCGTCTCAACAATATCTCGCAGGGATAGTGTTGCATATGCTAGGAATGATTTTATCAATTTCTAAAAATAAAATATATGAAATTGGAGATATGGATCAAAAGATAGAGCAGGCTAAAATCATAATGAACGAGAATGTTTTTAAGGATGTTGATCCTGAAGAGCTTGCTATGAAACTTAATATCAGTTACTCCTGGTTCAGGAAAATATTTAAGGACTATACTGGATATGCTCCTGCAAAATATTTTCAGGAACTGAAGTTGCGTAAAGCAAAGCAACTTTTAGTAGGTACATCTCAATCAGTCAAAGAAATCTCATATCAATTAAATTATACTTCGACCGAACACTTTTTCTCTTTATTTAAGAAAAGAACAGGATTTACGCCACTTGAATATCGTAGTTTTGGTCGTGAAACAGAGTTAGAACTCTAA
- the rhaT gene encoding L-rhamnose/proton symporter RhaT, with protein MNTLIGLIIIAIGSLGQSSSYVPIKKVKQWSWESFWLVQGIFAWLVFPLLGALLAIPAGSNLFQLLSSGGALPSMAYGVLWGVGGLTFGLSMRYLGVALGQSIALGTCAGFGTLFPAIFSGKDLFHGEGLMLLIGVCITLAGIAVIGYAGSLRSKNMTEEEKKAAVKDFALTKGLLVALLAGVMSACFALGLDAGTSIKEAAIAGGVEGLYAGLPVIFLVTLGGFLTNAAYCIQQNIKNKTGKEYFSVDSKTLTNNVLFCALAGVLWYSQFFGLEMGKSFLTDSPILLAFSWSILMSLNVTFSNFWGIILKEWKGASSATIGTLILGLVVLISSIIVVAMAQS; from the coding sequence ATGAATACACTGATTGGTTTAATAATTATTGCTATAGGTAGTTTGGGACAAAGTAGTTCATATGTGCCTATTAAAAAAGTTAAGCAGTGGAGTTGGGAGAGTTTCTGGCTCGTGCAAGGTATCTTTGCCTGGTTAGTATTTCCTTTACTAGGTGCATTACTTGCAATTCCTGCAGGTAGCAATCTTTTTCAATTGCTAAGCTCTGGTGGCGCTCTTCCTTCAATGGCGTATGGTGTGCTTTGGGGAGTAGGAGGTTTGACTTTCGGATTAAGTATGCGTTACCTTGGAGTTGCTCTAGGGCAGAGTATTGCTCTTGGTACTTGTGCCGGATTTGGAACTCTTTTCCCGGCAATATTCAGCGGTAAAGATTTGTTTCACGGTGAAGGTTTAATGCTTCTTATCGGAGTATGTATTACTTTGGCTGGAATAGCAGTTATCGGATATGCAGGAAGTCTTCGTTCTAAAAATATGACTGAAGAGGAGAAAAAAGCTGCTGTTAAGGATTTTGCTTTAACAAAAGGGTTGCTGGTTGCTTTACTTGCTGGTGTAATGAGTGCTTGCTTTGCTTTAGGACTCGACGCTGGAACATCAATTAAAGAAGCAGCAATAGCAGGCGGAGTTGAAGGTTTGTATGCTGGTCTTCCGGTTATATTCCTTGTAACACTTGGTGGATTCTTAACCAATGCAGCATATTGCATACAACAAAATATAAAGAACAAGACTGGAAAAGAATATTTTTCTGTGGATAGCAAGACTTTAACAAATAATGTTTTATTTTGTGCACTTGCAGGAGTATTGTGGTACTCACAGTTTTTTGGATTGGAAATGGGAAAAAGCTTCCTGACTGATAGTCCAATTTTACTGGCTTTCTCCTGGAGTATTCTTATGTCTCTTAATGTTACGTTTAGTAATTTTTGGGGCATCATTCTTAAAGAATGGAAAGGTGCTAGTAGTGCTACCATAGGTACACTTATATTAGGTCTCGTTGTGCTGATTTCGTCTATCATTGTGGTAGCAATGGCACAATCCTGA
- a CDS encoding DUF4450 domain-containing protein: protein MLPFLIWGVAVSAQPLASLNDSQRGVQRKLRYTPDGEDFVIVNGDKKFNRALYGAHTGFRVETGDVPEFALYLPRMGGNLSFGIVRDSKILSLNKASYIESRYRAGSRIYTIKDPVLGKGFIRITVLSMYDADGAVFKIETNNLPGNTFLTWRFGGAADKRFSREGDLGVDPYDSFDLKPEYCAGNVYSIDRNSFTLKFGKKEPRQLKGVFPVDAKLNVATDLPVLDGKLSVAGGKTYYLALQSSNLDKSLDYPALADCFAKSEAARVQLASRIKINTPDPYFNTLGPTLAVAADGIWSGEVWLHGAIGWRMPLSGWRAAYTGDALGWHDRARSHFDAYAASQVTNVPAVYPHPTQDSAMNLARSEKKWGTQMYSNGYICRNPRENNKTHHYDMNLCYIDELLWHFNWTGDLAYAKQMWPVITRHLAWEKRNFDPDNDGLYDAYCCIWASDALYYNSGAVTHSSAYNYRANSLAAEIATKIGEDPKPYADEAKKILNALNARLWISSKGHWAEFQDFMGKKKLHESAAVWTIYHAIDSDIHNSFQGYQATRYVDTEIPHIPVVADGLKDEGYATVSTTNWLPYSWSINNVAFAEVMHTSLAYWQAGRNEEAFKLLKSSVLDGMYLGSSPGNFGQVSFYDAARGECYRDFGDPIGVASRALVQGLFGVLPDAMNGRVLVRPGFPSAWDHASISTPDIDFAFKRTNNTETYNVELKFEKQLALELQVRAFSDKIKSVKVNGKDAKWSFVESAAGYPIMKISSPSAKKNKIEIVWGENKLVKSPEVVSVMNGSSYSVNLNCSVKKIYDPQNILANAKISGNNLSGNVIAEAGSHTLFALVSQGEMEWWMPVNINVKGETKVAAKAFADVNSSTCEPVNMDGALNDSVSKIFKNEYLSPRSPYTTLQLPKQGIGEWCHPQTTADIDDSGVRSKVRDGILSTTLGVPFRTPAVGNNIAFTSLWKNYPERVFVELKGKASHIYLLLAGTTNHMQSHIVNGIVKVTYKDGSTEVLNLINPDNWCPIEQDYFVDGAAFKLQLPRPYRLHLLSGIVSDNLEKELHIEGVYGRSIKGGAGVLLDLPLNKNKELKSLELGTEANDVIIGLMAATLQR, encoded by the coding sequence ATGCTGCCATTTCTCATTTGGGGAGTGGCAGTTTCTGCACAACCATTAGCTTCACTGAATGATTCCCAACGAGGGGTGCAACGTAAATTACGTTATACTCCTGATGGGGAAGACTTTGTTATTGTTAATGGTGATAAGAAGTTTAATCGTGCACTCTATGGAGCTCATACAGGCTTTCGTGTAGAGACAGGTGATGTGCCCGAATTTGCTCTTTATCTTCCACGAATGGGTGGAAATCTTAGCTTTGGAATTGTCCGTGATTCTAAAATTTTATCACTAAATAAAGCATCTTATATTGAAAGCCGTTACAGAGCCGGCTCTCGTATATATACTATTAAAGATCCTGTTCTAGGTAAAGGATTTATTCGCATAACAGTTCTTTCAATGTATGATGCCGATGGTGCTGTGTTTAAAATTGAAACGAATAATTTGCCCGGTAATACTTTTCTAACCTGGCGCTTTGGTGGTGCTGCCGATAAACGATTCAGCCGGGAAGGTGACTTAGGCGTTGATCCTTATGACAGCTTTGATCTTAAACCCGAATATTGTGCGGGCAATGTCTATTCAATAGACCGCAACAGCTTTACCCTGAAGTTTGGGAAAAAAGAACCACGTCAGTTAAAAGGTGTATTTCCAGTTGATGCAAAATTGAATGTTGCCACAGATTTACCGGTATTGGATGGAAAATTATCTGTTGCCGGAGGTAAAACATATTATTTGGCATTGCAAAGTTCAAATTTGGATAAATCATTAGATTATCCGGCATTGGCAGATTGTTTTGCAAAGTCCGAAGCAGCTCGTGTTCAACTGGCTTCACGAATTAAAATAAATACCCCCGATCCTTATTTCAATACGCTTGGTCCAACACTAGCTGTAGCGGCAGATGGTATATGGAGTGGAGAAGTATGGCTTCACGGAGCAATAGGCTGGCGTATGCCTCTTAGTGGCTGGCGTGCAGCTTATACCGGAGATGCACTGGGCTGGCACGATCGTGCCCGTTCTCATTTCGATGCTTATGCAGCAAGTCAGGTTACCAATGTTCCTGCTGTGTATCCTCATCCAACTCAGGATAGTGCTATGAATCTTGCCCGCTCGGAAAAGAAGTGGGGTACTCAGATGTATAGCAATGGCTATATTTGTCGAAATCCTCGCGAGAATAATAAGACGCACCATTACGATATGAACTTGTGTTATATCGACGAACTTCTGTGGCATTTTAACTGGACGGGAGATTTAGCCTATGCAAAACAGATGTGGCCGGTTATCACCCGTCACTTAGCTTGGGAAAAAAGAAACTTTGATCCGGATAATGATGGATTGTATGATGCTTATTGTTGTATCTGGGCCAGCGATGCTTTGTATTACAACAGTGGAGCGGTTACACACTCTTCAGCTTATAATTACCGTGCCAACAGTTTGGCTGCCGAGATTGCTACTAAGATAGGAGAAGATCCTAAACCTTATGCCGATGAGGCTAAGAAAATACTGAATGCATTGAATGCCCGACTGTGGATTTCTTCTAAAGGACATTGGGCTGAATTTCAGGATTTCATGGGCAAAAAGAAGCTTCATGAGAGTGCTGCGGTGTGGACTATCTATCATGCAATAGACTCGGATATTCATAACTCATTCCAGGGTTATCAGGCTACCCGTTATGTTGATACAGAGATTCCTCATATTCCGGTTGTTGCAGATGGGTTAAAGGATGAAGGCTACGCAACAGTTTCCACAACCAACTGGCTTCCTTATTCATGGTCAATCAATAATGTAGCTTTTGCTGAGGTAATGCATACTTCGCTTGCTTACTGGCAAGCCGGAAGAAATGAAGAAGCTTTTAAGTTATTAAAGAGCTCAGTACTCGATGGTATGTATCTGGGTAGTAGTCCGGGTAACTTTGGTCAGGTTAGCTTTTACGATGCTGCCCGCGGAGAATGTTATCGGGATTTTGGAGACCCGATAGGAGTTGCTTCACGTGCGCTTGTTCAGGGGCTTTTTGGTGTGTTGCCTGATGCAATGAACGGACGAGTATTGGTTCGCCCTGGTTTCCCATCAGCCTGGGATCATGCATCTATCTCTACACCGGATATCGACTTTGCTTTTAAGCGTACTAATAATACAGAGACTTATAACGTAGAACTTAAATTTGAAAAGCAGCTGGCTTTGGAATTGCAGGTTCGTGCTTTCTCAGATAAAATTAAATCTGTGAAGGTAAACGGCAAAGATGCTAAGTGGTCATTTGTTGAGTCTGCTGCTGGATATCCAATAATGAAAATATCTTCTCCTTCTGCTAAGAAGAACAAGATAGAAATTGTTTGGGGAGAAAATAAGCTGGTTAAATCTCCGGAAGTAGTATCTGTTATGAATGGTTCTTCCTATTCAGTAAATCTGAATTGTTCAGTAAAGAAGATCTATGATCCGCAGAATATTTTAGCTAATGCAAAAATCTCCGGTAATAACTTATCGGGTAATGTAATTGCTGAGGCTGGTAGTCATACACTGTTTGCTCTTGTTTCTCAGGGAGAAATGGAGTGGTGGATGCCGGTAAATATCAATGTGAAAGGAGAAACCAAAGTTGCAGCTAAGGCATTTGCCGATGTAAACAGCTCCACTTGCGAACCTGTTAATATGGATGGAGCATTAAATGATTCGGTAAGTAAGATATTTAAAAACGAATATCTGTCGCCACGCTCACCATATACAACGCTTCAGTTGCCAAAGCAAGGCATTGGTGAATGGTGTCATCCTCAGACAACTGCGGATATTGACGACTCGGGCGTTCGTTCAAAAGTTCGTGATGGAATATTGTCAACCACTCTTGGAGTGCCTTTCAGAACTCCGGCTGTGGGTAATAATATAGCTTTTACATCTCTCTGGAAAAACTATCCAGAAAGGGTTTTCGTAGAATTAAAAGGAAAAGCTTCTCATATTTATTTGCTTTTGGCGGGTACAACAAACCACATGCAGAGTCATATAGTAAATGGAATTGTAAAAGTGACTTATAAGGATGGATCAACAGAAGTGCTGAACTTAATTAATCCGGATAACTGGTGCCCTATCGAACAAGATTATTTTGTAGATGGAGCTGCGTTTAAACTTCAGTTACCTCGTCCGTATAGATTACATCTGCTATCGGGTATTGTGAGTGATAATCTGGAAAAGGAACTTCACATAGAAGGTGTTTACGGAAGAAGTATAAAAGGAGGCGCAGGTGTATTACTTGATCTTCCATTGAATAAGAATAAAGAATTAAAGAGTTTGGAGTTGGGAACAGAAGCCAATGATGTGATTATTGGTTTGATGGCTGCAACTCTGCAGAGATAA
- the ltrA gene encoding group II intron reverse transcriptase/maturase, with amino-acid sequence MEAFQRVKANHGSAGIDGISISDFEKNLKDNLYKIWNRMSSGCYFPPSVKLVEIPKPNGDKRPLGVPTVGDRVAQMAAVMIIEPQIEPCFHEDSYAYRPKRSAHDAIAKARERCWKYDWVLDMDISKFFDTIDHELLMKAVRLHTDSQWVLLYIERWLKVPYELKDSSRIERDKGVPQGSVVGPVLANLFLHYVFDMWMSKYYPHIPFERYADDTICHCSTKAQAEALKISVQQRFAECKLALNEDKTRIVYCKDNRRKEKHEVISFDFLGYTFRPRKAIDKKGVPFTGYLPAISNKSISGIREKIRSWKLKRHTFHTLEMLADYINPVLRGWISYYGKFYPTRLKWLLEEVNGHLARWVMAKYKRYRRKLSRAYDWLGNISERERNLFYHWQWGVKPPSNIRKSLKV; translated from the coding sequence ATGGAAGCTTTCCAAAGAGTGAAAGCAAACCATGGGAGTGCGGGAATAGATGGTATATCGATTAGTGATTTTGAGAAGAATCTCAAAGACAATCTTTATAAAATCTGGAACCGCATGAGTTCGGGCTGTTACTTTCCTCCGTCGGTGAAACTGGTAGAAATACCAAAGCCGAATGGAGACAAGCGTCCGTTAGGTGTACCAACCGTTGGAGACAGAGTCGCTCAAATGGCAGCTGTTATGATTATCGAGCCCCAAATAGAGCCTTGTTTCCATGAGGATTCTTATGCTTATCGGCCAAAGCGTTCCGCACACGATGCTATAGCCAAAGCTCGTGAGCGCTGCTGGAAGTATGACTGGGTGTTGGACATGGATATCAGCAAGTTTTTTGATACGATTGACCATGAGTTATTGATGAAAGCTGTTAGATTACACACGGATTCTCAGTGGGTGCTGCTTTACATTGAACGCTGGTTGAAAGTGCCTTATGAACTTAAAGATAGTAGTCGGATAGAGAGAGACAAAGGTGTTCCTCAAGGTTCAGTTGTCGGTCCTGTTCTAGCCAACTTATTTCTGCATTATGTCTTCGATATGTGGATGAGCAAGTATTATCCTCACATACCTTTTGAACGTTATGCGGATGATACTATCTGCCATTGTTCTACAAAAGCCCAGGCCGAAGCACTGAAAATCTCCGTTCAACAAAGATTTGCCGAATGCAAATTAGCCTTGAATGAAGATAAAACAAGGATTGTTTACTGTAAAGACAATCGTAGGAAAGAAAAACACGAAGTTATTTCGTTTGATTTCCTTGGATATACTTTTCGCCCCCGAAAAGCGATAGATAAGAAAGGGGTGCCCTTTACAGGTTATTTACCTGCAATCAGTAATAAGTCAATCAGTGGTATCCGTGAAAAGATTCGGAGCTGGAAACTTAAAAGGCATACGTTTCATACACTGGAGATGTTGGCTGACTATATAAATCCTGTGCTTCGGGGATGGATAAGCTACTATGGTAAATTTTATCCCACCCGACTTAAATGGTTATTAGAAGAAGTAAATGGGCACTTAGCCCGATGGGTAATGGCCAAATATAAGCGTTATCGTAGGAAACTATCCCGCGCTTATGACTGGTTGGGTAATATCTCCGAAAGGGAGAGAAATCTATTTTACCATTGGCAGTGGGGCGTAAAGCCTCCTTCTAATATACGGAAATCTCTTAAAGTTTGA
- a CDS encoding DUF2795 domain-containing protein, with product MYWTLELASKLEDAPWPASKDELIDFAMRSGAPLEVIENLQDLEDEGEIYESIEDIWPDYPSKEDFFFNEEEY from the coding sequence ATGTATTGGACATTGGAACTGGCATCTAAACTGGAAGATGCACCTTGGCCTGCAAGCAAGGACGAGCTTATTGACTTCGCAATGCGCTCTGGCGCGCCGCTTGAAGTTATTGAAAATCTTCAGGATTTGGAAGATGAAGGTGAGATATATGAAAGTATAGAAGATATTTGGCCGGATTATCCCAGCAAAGAAGACTTCTTCTTTAATGAAGAAGAGTACTAA
- a CDS encoding glycoside hydrolase family 88 protein yields MMNLKKNLLLGVITLFFVPVSAQTKMTPKEAAVKIADRILNSTTCEFKNKKTGEVYKSLKNVPLTTDVKVESKYNDWHYTNGVTNIALLELADKIGDKKYDEYVLKNMNFVFNEGNLDYFRKLYDKTLKERGWKAVREVNWHMIFRGKRLDDNGPMGASLIELQKRHPNKSFLNYIDQTADHLNYAEPRLADGTIARLWPHVNTIWADDAFMAISFLSRMGTMTGDEKYFTDAANQILNYTKYLWCPEKNIYYHCYHTDNNEHGAAHWSRANGWVFMAQADLLSRMPKNHPLRDAVIKNFQQQASGVARYQGKNGLWHQLLDKEDSFEEITGTAMFVFGIARGVKEGWLHPDFIYVAEQGLKGMMKLITDNGDVTGICVGTGIMPAITYYYNRPTQENDPMGEGPVLRALVEMIDAPVYTEIKAEQQYDKIVVKK; encoded by the coding sequence ATGATGAATTTAAAGAAGAATTTATTGCTGGGTGTTATCACCCTTTTTTTTGTGCCTGTTTCTGCTCAGACAAAGATGACTCCTAAAGAAGCTGCTGTAAAAATTGCTGATCGTATTTTAAACAGTACTACATGTGAGTTTAAAAATAAAAAGACAGGAGAGGTATATAAGTCACTTAAAAATGTACCTCTTACGACTGATGTTAAAGTTGAAAGTAAATATAATGATTGGCATTATACAAATGGTGTAACAAATATTGCTTTACTTGAATTAGCAGATAAGATTGGTGATAAAAAGTATGATGAATATGTCTTAAAAAATATGAACTTCGTATTTAATGAAGGGAATCTTGATTATTTCAGGAAATTATATGATAAGACATTAAAAGAAAGAGGATGGAAAGCGGTTCGTGAAGTAAACTGGCACATGATATTCCGTGGAAAACGCCTTGACGATAATGGCCCAATGGGAGCAAGTTTAATAGAACTTCAGAAACGTCATCCCAATAAATCATTCTTGAATTATATTGATCAGACTGCTGATCATTTAAATTATGCAGAGCCTCGTCTGGCAGATGGAACTATAGCACGCCTTTGGCCGCATGTTAATACAATCTGGGCTGATGATGCTTTTATGGCTATATCTTTCTTGTCTAGAATGGGTACAATGACAGGTGATGAAAAATATTTTACTGATGCTGCAAATCAGATTTTGAATTATACTAAGTATTTGTGGTGCCCAGAGAAAAATATATATTACCACTGTTATCATACTGATAATAATGAGCATGGAGCTGCTCATTGGAGCCGTGCAAATGGATGGGTATTTATGGCACAGGCAGATCTTCTTTCCAGAATGCCTAAGAATCATCCACTGCGTGATGCTGTGATTAAGAATTTCCAGCAACAAGCTAGTGGCGTAGCTCGTTATCAAGGTAAAAACGGCTTATGGCATCAGCTTCTTGATAAAGAAGATTCATTTGAAGAAATAACTGGTACTGCAATGTTTGTCTTTGGTATTGCTCGTGGTGTTAAAGAAGGATGGCTTCATCCTGATTTTATTTACGTGGCCGAACAGGGACTTAAAGGAATGATGAAACTAATAACAGATAATGGCGATGTTACTGGTATTTGTGTAGGTACCGGAATTATGCCTGCTATCACATATTATTATAATCGTCCTACTCAGGAAAATGATCCAATGGGAGAAGGTCCTGTTTTAAGGGCACTGGTTGAAATGATTGATGCCCCTGTTTATACAGAAATAAAAGCAGAGCAACAATATGATAAAATAGTAGTTAAGAAATAA